A region of the Aedes aegypti strain LVP_AGWG unplaced genomic scaffold, AaegL5.0 Primary Assembly AGWG_AaegL5_hic_scaff_1446_PBJ_arrow, whole genome shotgun sequence genome:
CGTTCTATGTGTACTGGAATCTCGGATATCTGAAGAAAATCTACTTCGGACAGCAAGAGGATGCTTCGTTGGCGAATTTCAAAAAGGGGATCGCCTCCTTGTTCCAGTACCAACTTTTGGATGGAAAATACGTCGAAGAAGATACGTCTGGAACTTGTGATGTTCAGTACACATCTCATTCGTCAACTCGATACCATAAAGCAAAGAACAACTGTAAGTTTGTCGGCGATCGCTTCGAGAGGACCGAGTACCCTCTTCGTAGTCTAACAAGAACAGTTCGCAGTGCGGACTTTACCGTGAGCACTGAAGGAACGCTGGAAAAGATTGTGGCTCAAGATTACGTGAAGTACCTGGTCAACGCATATGATGGGCTAGGAGCGTTCCTGGAGTCTACGACGAAGCTCGAACTTGAAACTGGATCCAAAAAAGTTAGCACCATCGAGGGAAAGTCGGTTGATGAAGTGGTCCAATCTTTGGGAGTACATGAACACGGATTGCTATCGGAAGATGTTGATACGAAATGCGTAGGCGATAACTGTGATAATGTAAGTATTCAGATATCCTGCTGTTTTCAAACGATTacttaatgaaactttcttcCAGCTCGTGAAGTTAGTGAAATCGTACAAAAAAGGCCTTACCAACGAGCGCATTGGTAAACAGGACTCGTCAGCCGCTCTAGTGAAGCTAGTCGAATACGGTCGCCAAACATCCACTGAAGACTTCCTACGCCTTCTCAAAGCAAAAACTATGCAGGAACAGCGAGGCCAATTGCTGGATCTCCTAGGCGCCATCCAAACCGTAGAAGCTCATAAAGCGGCcaaaactttgttgaaataCGAGTCGGACGAAGACCTGTTGCTGCTGAGCGATATCTGCAAGCTCTAGCCGTGGGTAGTCGTCCCAAGAAAGCCGTCATCGAGATCTGCTAGAAATGGCCGAAAAGAAGCCAGACAATAACAAGTTCTACGACACGTTGTTACAAACCCTAGGATCTTTGGCCCATCGCTATGCCAAGCTTTCAGGAAATTCCTATGACACCGAGTTAGTTGAAAAGGTTAAGGAGTTTTTGTTGAAACAACTGGATTGGTGCAAAAAGGATAAATGCAAGGAAAAGTTTATCCGCGGCTTGCATAACCTGAAGTCCCCTAAAACCTTGGACGTGCTCATCAAACTTGCAAAGGAAGGCAGTGCTATAGATCAGCGTATCGGCTATGAAAGCGCTGAGGTCGTTCTCCGTTTTCTTGTGGAACGACGAGTTCAAAGCCGTTTTCGAGGACATCTTTTTCCAAGTTTCCAAGAAATACGACTCGAGTGCTAGGGCTCTGGCTCTGGACATTCTTCTGGACTTGAAACCGGACTACGAAGAACTGATGCACTTGATTCAGCTTTTGAAATCCAGCGACAAAGCCTACGAAGTCAAACAGTACCTTCTTCAGAAATTGAACATGTTGGCTGATCGTTGTCCAGACTTTGCCGCTATGCTGAAGAAAGTAATTCAACAAGATCATCAGTTGAACAACTACCACATCCTCGGTGCCAAGGGATTGTCCACAGCCCTTACTAGAACTTACTCAACAGTACCTTCTTTCAACGCATCTTTGGTGTCTCTACAGGAAATGAGTGGAGGAGTCCTGAAGCGTGGAATAGTTGATCTCACCTTAGACGTTGACGAAGAGAAGTTTAGTTTGTTCACACTTGGACTTTTCGCTGGAGGACTGTCTTCCTTCGTTAGCAGCGGTGATGGTGAAGAAGCTGAAGAGGAAACCGATACAGTCGCCGGTATGGAGCTGTCAGTGCAAGGATCCGTCCTAAGGCCTTTAGTGTTCTTCGATGGTAAAGGCGAACTTATGGGACACGTCTGGAGCGGAACAGCCTCGGAACCTACTCCGGCCTATCAAGCGACTACCCTCCTGCAGGACAATGAAGAACGGTTCCCTCTACAGAATGGAGGCGTCGTTAGATTGAACACCCTAGGAGCCCTTTCTATCGATCTGAACGGACAAGTGACCATGAGCTTATGGGGACGAAACGCACATTCCAAAGTCGAGCAAAAGTAAGTCTGATCTATTCCATAGTTCTGCACACAGTCTAATGAGTCTTTATCTTATTTCAGCACCGGAATCGCTGTAACTGGAAGCCTTTCGTTAGATACTTCCTTCATATCGCTAACAGTCAACTTCAACATCGGTCAAGAACCTCAGCTGCACCTAACGTCGGATCTGGACTTCTCGTCCGACAATCGGCTATGTATGCAGCTGAAACAAACGGACAGTGTTCTTAGCCGAAGTGTGCTGAAGTCGGTTTCCGTTCCTGGAagcaaataccgtaaaacgcaGTCCCACAAGATGACATACAAAATTCCGGGCCACACGCATGCCCTGAACCAGAAGAACAACGACATGTGCAATCTGATTGCCAAGAGCTGATCCCGCATGAGAAAGGTGAAGTCCGATCGGTCCCATCCAGAGACCAAAGCAACCATTTTGCTCCCAAAAATTACCCTCtaggaaaatgaaaaaaaatgaatagacTTTGACGCGTAATGTAGATTGGAtgttttgttcgaattttgaaAGTCCTGTCAGAATCGAAAGAATGTTTTATGTGCGAAGTTTTGTACAGATGAATGGGAGTGTTAATATTAGGGTGAAGAATGAAATAAAGATTTCTAATAATGTGAACAATGTTGTTTTAATGTATTTATTTTCACTAGGGTAacagtcgtattttggaccccatAAGGAAGTGATTTGAGTTTTTTCTCCCAATTAATTATTGCACAGCGTAaaccaagtcaaagaatatgccaaaatgtaaatgtaaatggggttatcccacggaagagccgaattgccgcttcaatttctgtgtgtaacgtgttgtaacggttgcatggatgaaccgatgaaattaaacaaatttcagataaaataaacacattttctatgtaaaaatggTTGATACAAGTGCGGAATAggcctatctttccaaatggcatgcgaattgtgttagtctttcgatttaaactgggaaatttgcatgAAAATGGCCGAGAGggttcaaaatatattggttaccctatataatcaaacaaaccattttttttacttttccataGAGACTATCCATTAAcaacgatgtttttttttaatttccagacccGTCCTTCTCGTGGTCTTTTggccattctttttttttaatttgtgttgatTGTGGTCATTGGCTAGATCatcccctccccccataaatgaCCTCGTGGTTTATGAACAACCCCTACAAAACATAAATTAAGGCCATCTTAGTATTGAGAGTGCAATTTACGTCCATTGTATGTAAGTTTTACTATTGATATGCTCCTCGGTGTGCAGACACTACTGCCAACCTAAATGTCATATGTTTATTTCCTGTTATTTTTTCACGATTCATTGATACAAGGAAAACCGATCAATAAACACGCGTTGCAAAAGTTCCAAGAACTAAATCGGCTTTTCCTTATCCGAAATCTCTTTTTGCCCATACTTAGAGTTTTGAGGTCATTTTCGTATTCAACTTTATAAAGGTGTTTTTATAAGAATTGCAAAAGTTTTAAGCTGTGGTTTTTTGAACGAAAGGAATTTTCATTTTATAAGGCAGTTTTAGTTAGCAAAATGTTAATCCAGATCAAGATCAAGATCTCCTATTTTGTTTTAAccgaaagccgattttcatacaaaatgctcatgtttggcatgctgtaactttgtttccatatgagcaatcggtatGAAATTTTgccagtgaactacaaatatactcaattttattatcacaaaattttaaaactttcacaCTActggctaaaaagttaagcaccatgtgaaatcgctcaaaataatagtagttttaataatttaaatatctgctgtattttgagtttattttttattttttctttactcaccgtttcaaccatttccacccaagctataaatgtataaactAATTGAAGCTAGTTAGCTTAGTATGCTGTttcactcaagaaaagtaaataaattccttgactgaatgggtcaagacatattttactttgaaatgacatttcttctcaactgcgtattgcgatcagaaaaatgtgattttctggaccatttctggggataaattttccacgcatcgagataggcgattcctttccttgtcagtagcaaaccagcctttaacagaaaaagtttttcttcttcttcttcttggcattaacgtccccactgggacagagcctgcttctcagcttgtgttcttatgagcacttccacatttattaactgagagctttctttgccaatgttgccattttcgcatttgtatatcgtgtggcaggtacgaagatactctatgcccagggaagtcaaggaaatttccattacgaaaagatcctggaccggccgggaatcgaacccagacaccttcagcatggctttgcttcgtagccgcggactataaccactcggctaaagaaggccccagCCCCAGCTCAGAAAAAGTTGTActgtacacgcaaaaaaaaaatgtgcggtaaaactaccattttagggggttaacttaagcgcttgcaccggcaattttcagcagaccataaatgcgcttgattttaccatgtccgAAGTCGAAATTagtttgttgtaaattatttctgtcaaatgtatcagtaatgtggtgggatgtaccgtaaacgtAGTaaataaattggtctgaaattccatggtagtttcaagaatgggcgtagtcggctacaatagtaatttctaccacagaattttttcccgtgtaggtaTCGCTTTTGGTGCAACTGAATGATCTTTGGAATATATGTTGAGAACTGAATCAATTTGACTGGCGTTACATATGATTATCGTTCAGCAAATTATGAGCATATAAaatagaaaatcaatcaaataagtTGGCAAAATGTGTTAAGAAATGAATAAAATGTTGGATATGCCgttaatttttttacaaaatattatacgaaaaaaaagaaataaaataaaaataaaaattatgaaaatttaacgaACTATTTAAATATTTGCGATCATTCAAAAATTGCCATTCATACCGTATTTGAAGAGTGTAATGATTCTTTGATTAcgttaaaacaaaaatcaaatctGACAACTTTCCATCTGAAATGCACTTtgatgataattttttttcaagacgtttacactaattcgcaaagcaatcgagatcgtgaatatttttcatttcttccggaaatctcAAAAGACATTTGCGTGAATCAAACCAAAGTACGTGGTATTCTAAATGCACGTATAAGTCTAGATGTCTCCAAAGATGCTGGACCTGACGGGATTCCacctgtatttttgaaaatgttatcaatcGAATTTGCATCTCCACTATTTTAAGTCTACCGTGTGGGActgaaatccgtacac
Encoded here:
- the LOC5572425 gene encoding LOW QUALITY PROTEIN: microsomal triglyceride transfer protein large subunit (The sequence of the model RefSeq protein was modified relative to this genomic sequence to represent the inferred CDS: inserted 3 bases in 2 codons; deleted 2 bases in 1 codon) — its product is MKIQLAFLGLVSLFGYCHVAPAFGDAFQLGTEQTYTYVNEVRVGDARNASQIVGYLVKAKVHVATIWGDDEHKLLLLKVTNPSLYTTPGDLKHKTTLSNVDSTTFYVYWNLGYLKKIYFGQQEDASLANFKKGIASLFQYQLLDGKYVEEDTSGTCDVQYTSHSSTRYHKAKNNCKFVGDRFERTEYPLRSLTRTVRSADFTVSTEGTLEKIVAQDYVKYLVNAYDGLGAFLESTTKLELETGSKKVSTIEGKSVDEVVQSLGVHEHGLLSEDVDTKCVGDNCDNLVKLVKSYKKGLTNERIGKQDSSAALVKLVEYGRQTSTEDFLRLLKAKTMQEQRGQLLDLLGAIQTVEAHKAAKTLLKYESDEDLLAERYLQALAVGSRPKKAVIEXLLEMAEKKPDNNKFYDTLLQTLGSLAHRYAKLSGNSYDTELVEKVKEFLLKQLDWCKKDKCKEKFIRGLHNLKSPKTLDVLIKLAKEGSAIXISVSAMKALRSFSVFLWNDEFKAVFEDIFFQVSKKYDSSARALALDILLDLKPDYEELMHLIQLLKSSDKAYEVKQYLLQKLNMLADRCPDFAAMLKKVIQQDHQLNNYHILGAKGLSTALTRTYSTVPSFNASLVSLQEMSGGVLKRGIVDLTLDVDEEKFSLFTLGLFAGGLSSFVSSGDGEEAEEETDTVAGMELSVQGSVLRPLVFFDGKGELMGHVWSGTASEPTPAYQATTLLQDNEERFPLQNGGVVRLNTLGALSIDLNGQVTMSLWGRNAHSKVEQNTGIAVTGSLSLDTSFISLTVNFNIGQEPQLHLTSDLDFSSDNRLCMQLKQTDSVLSRSVLKSVSVPGSKYRKTQSHKMTYKIPGHTHALNQKNNDMCNLIAKS